Genomic window (Argopecten irradians isolate NY chromosome 13, Ai_NY, whole genome shotgun sequence):
gacagggaccgcaaaaacctcagagatagcatataattttcacttcactgcttttatttgatttcttttatgattttaaacattcaatattatatgtagacaattttcacctattaaagaaatatccaagtgtgatgtcgtggcgtatcgaaaaccattctggaattcaaaacaacctccgcaacttccggtatagcgtcatatgaattggcgcgattttcaaaagtatggacctaccttaacgATGTTTTACAGGTTTGGGTAGGTAGCACTACcgaattatattttatttaccagATTTGTCGTTCACGTTGAACATGAACTCCATGAATCCGTGTTGCCACTCCGGAACCGTGTCCTTCTTTATACAATCTTCCCACATTTTTAACCACTCGTCTGTCGATACTCGGCCATCCTGAAATGCAGGTGCATCTACATAATACGTCACGTGGTTACACGTTACACCACATTTATCAAATACGTCACTTAGCCATACAACACATACGTCAGGACACCTGGATGTGACAAAGATGTACATGTAGAGTTAATGTAGTGTTGTGAATCACATTGGCATCATTCAGGTTCACAATAATCACGTGACTTTACCACGTGGTAACAGGATACTCACGGAGTTGGCGTCGGCGTACGATAACAGTCCTGTCCATACGAGGCCCAGGGCTTTTTGTGCATTTTTGTGTTTGTCAGAACCAACCTGCCATTCCAGAATGTTGCGGACTTTCTGGAacgacatcatcatcatcatcatcatcatcacggAAAAGAAGAAGAACAGATCGAAGGAAGCATCCATATCATATAGCATCTGTACATATGTAATTAGACATCTATCGTGCGTTAAAACTTTGTAATTTAttactatataatttaatttcatatgttacactcatttctattggttagatctttgaggttattttccatagaccgaaagtattgtacgtcaagtattatgacgtcatatacaCAAAACGGTTTcgcggggaattttaaaagcggcacagttattggccaaactgaatcattggataagatatcactgCACCAATATCTTTGGGGttatgaagaatgtccttcctttttgttgtttttgacttcataaccccaaaaggtattgaaaataatgcttaaaaattatcttttggaatatcaaatataatctTCCTAAATCATTGTGTACCAAGCTTCCATGTTAGTAACTATATAGTAAGAGATATGATATTTGTAATAACTGACACACAACTTCCTCCTTCGTTAAAAGTCTGGCTAAGGAGAATGATTTACTAGCTACATCGAACAAAACATATTCGAATGAcacagaataaataattaaattaaaggAAATCTTTCGAATATGGTAAATGatgacaagggagataattcgtGCAGGTAACAAACCTCGATGGCCATCACAAAATCTTTCTCTTCTATATAACCATCTTTATCGCTATCTGAAAGAGAAACATACGAGTTGTAGTTAGtttatttgtcatttatttatttgagaATAACAGTGATGAAGAAACCAATTATTGCACGCTCAAATTGAACACTTGACGACAGGGCACTATTATCAAAAGGTAAAattcgatgtaaaataaataaagtttacatttatattatatcaaaaaGTTATGAAGCGACTATTTAAAGTCTTCATTTTTGTGAGCATTTGCGCGAAAACATTAAGTCAGCGATAAAATGTCGCACATTGTTGTTTATACCAGAGGAGTTCCGATTGGATGACCGGGTGCCGATCAATCGGGAAACTTCGGCACTTTCCGTAAACGAGAAAATGCTTGTATGGTAAGTACCGAAGGATCCCGATTAAAATGTCGTCACTGTAAATACGATATAATGCTAAATTGTAAATTTCCTGAGACGTTGTCATTCACACAAACCATTTTATAATGCCATGTCGAATTTGTACTCATATAACTTTTGGTTTACGTACCGTACAATATATCGAAGACTCGTAGGATCTTTGATCGTTGAAAACTGGAGAGGTCCGAGCCAGCCATTTTGAGTTAATCTACAGCGAGAAATGATTAAATTTAGACCCATATGAcaagatttattatttttcaatcaaatatctaattaattctCCGCTGATTATTAACCAAACCGTATAGGAATATGATAATTGTAATTACTCTCAATATCGACAGACAGTATTAACTTTCGGTAATGATCATATAATCATTAATGATCATTGCGTATAAAAATTGTCCACTCACTAGTATCATTCTGAAACATCGAAAATCAGCCCAGATTTTCAACTGGTATAGGACCACATGTGGTGTTCCTACCATAAACACGTGCCccctaatgggtagctcaaaaaaaCCACTAGTCCGTTCCCcaacacttcagcttcataagaatttataaaagtttggtagaaaacaaacttaccggttagtaaatctATGGATAATATcatccatttgcctaacgtagtccctttgaaatttccgattgaaaaaattttttatgtctctagccgccatgtaagtatgtgtgcagtagatttgttttgtgtCGGGCGTTGAATTGGCTCTCGAAAATAATATGACCAATaaacgccgagaaaacaaatgtactacacacattatcaacatgacggctagagacacacaattttttcaatcggaaatccTCActcaaaaggctgtattgagTATATGGATGGTATATAGTTAAAACTAACATAGCGgtaagttttgtttttttaccaaactttaaatTCGCTATGAAAActgaaatgttgacatgcagtggtttttgagctacccattagagcactggcgtgtttatcggaggacaccacagtgtccgaccagttgaaatctggctgtttttcgatgtttctggatacctagtgacatttatacagcatgatatatattgtatgatataccaaattaaagataaattatctggctgtcgattgagagtattcctattatcatatcctatgcggttggttaataatcatactttttctgaaattggatagtgttatatggccagccgagttatagaccttgacccagtattatacttatattagaaacgaacacctgtggtccTTTAACAAAGATAATCACATATTTCATGATATATTCGGAATGGTCATGTAAAGATGTGATAACCGGAGCCTATTTCCGGACCGG
Coding sequences:
- the LOC138306049 gene encoding calexcitin-1-like, with translation MAGSDLSSFQRSKILRVFDILYDSDKDGYIEEKDFVMAIEKVRNILEWQVGSDKHKNAQKALGLVWTGLLSYADANSDGRVSTDEWLKMWEDCIKKDTVPEWQHGFMEFMFNVNDKSGDNEIDKDEYKTYYQNYIPLDDCETAYHKISGGKNISKSDFSQLWKDYFFSDDREAKGNYLFGVPDFPEK